Proteins found in one Candidatus Cloacimonadota bacterium genomic segment:
- a CDS encoding DEAD/DEAH box helicase family protein yields MKQTSEAAFETAIEAVLLNDGYCKLASGAFDTERAIFSDEALIFIRETQSKIWEKLEALHGAETGERVLQALCKWLDTHGALTTLRHGFKCFGKTLRIAFFRPAHGLNPELAARYRANRLGITRQLYFSSKNKKSLDVVLSVNGIPVVTLELKNPLSGQTAANAIHQYRHDRDPREPVFLFTKRTLVHFAVDTEEAHMTTRLAGTSTHFLPFNKGWDGGAGNPPDKDGRNYKTAYLWEEVLQRDSLLDLLARFLHLDIDEKVSDEGKKVRKETMIFPRYHQLQAVRQMVTAAGSEGVGHNYLVEHSAGSGKSNTIGWLAHRLSSLHNEQDERIFDSVVVITDRVVLDRQLQNTIYQFDHRQGVVQKIDEDSRQLAEALESG; encoded by the coding sequence ATGAAACAAACCTCCGAAGCCGCCTTTGAAACCGCCATCGAAGCGGTCTTGCTGAATGACGGTTACTGCAAACTCGCCTCAGGCGCTTTCGACACCGAACGGGCCATATTCTCCGACGAGGCGCTGATCTTTATCCGCGAAACCCAAAGCAAGATTTGGGAAAAGCTGGAGGCCCTGCACGGCGCGGAGACCGGCGAACGGGTGTTGCAGGCGCTCTGCAAATGGCTGGACACACACGGCGCGCTGACCACGCTGCGTCACGGCTTCAAGTGCTTCGGCAAGACCCTGCGCATTGCCTTTTTCCGCCCGGCCCACGGCCTCAACCCCGAGCTTGCGGCGCGCTACCGTGCCAACCGGTTGGGGATTACCCGGCAGCTATACTTCAGTAGTAAAAACAAGAAATCGCTGGATGTGGTGTTGTCGGTCAACGGCATTCCGGTGGTGACCCTGGAGCTGAAAAATCCCCTCTCCGGTCAGACGGCGGCCAACGCCATTCATCAATATCGCCATGACCGCGACCCGCGCGAACCGGTCTTCCTGTTCACCAAACGCACTCTGGTGCATTTCGCCGTGGATACCGAAGAGGCCCACATGACCACGCGCCTGGCCGGAACCAGCACCCATTTTCTCCCCTTCAACAAGGGCTGGGATGGCGGTGCGGGCAATCCGCCGGATAAAGACGGCCGCAACTACAAGACCGCCTACCTCTGGGAAGAGGTGTTGCAGCGTGACAGCCTGCTGGATCTGCTGGCGCGGTTCCTTCATCTCGACATTGACGAGAAGGTCAGCGACGAAGGCAAGAAGGTGCGCAAGGAGACGATGATCTTCCCCCGCTACCACCAGTTGCAGGCGGTACGCCAGATGGTGACGGCGGCGGGCAGCGAGGGCGTCGGCCATAACTACCTGGTGGAACACTCCGCAGGCAGCGGCAAGAGCAACACCATCGGCTGGCTGGCGCACCGGCTCTCCTCTCTGCACAACGAGCAGGACGAGCGCATTTTCGACAGCGTGGTGGTGATCACCGACCGGGTGGTGCTCGACCGCCAGTTGCAGAACACCATCTATCAGTTCGACCACCGTCAGGGGGTGGTGCAGAAGATCGACGAGGATTCGCGGCAACTGGCCGAGGCGCTGGAATCGGGC
- a CDS encoding DUF4411 family protein — protein sequence MSYLLDANVFIQAKNLHYGLDFCPAFWEWIVENNHADKVFSIDKVADEINAGADELTKWMRNNGNGLFLKTDTATAAQFGRVSIWATSQNYEPAAINTFLQVADFYLVAHALAGSHVVVTHEVPANSTKRIKIPNACIGLDLRFMTPYEMLRRERAKFVLGGGQ from the coding sequence ATGAGCTACCTCCTTGATGCCAATGTGTTCATTCAGGCCAAAAATCTCCATTACGGACTGGATTTTTGCCCTGCATTCTGGGAATGGATAGTAGAGAATAATCATGCTGACAAGGTATTCAGCATCGATAAAGTGGCCGATGAGATCAACGCAGGTGCGGACGAGCTTACCAAGTGGATGCGGAATAACGGCAACGGCCTTTTTCTGAAAACCGATACGGCCACCGCCGCCCAATTCGGCAGGGTGAGTATCTGGGCCACGAGCCAGAACTACGAACCTGCGGCAATCAACACCTTTTTGCAGGTTGCCGACTTTTACCTTGTCGCCCATGCCCTTGCGGGAAGTCACGTGGTAGTGACCCATGAGGTTCCCGCCAACTCCACCAAACGGATCAAGATCCCCAACGCCTGCATTGGCCTCGACCTGCGCTTCATGACGCCGTATGAAATGCTGCGGCGGGAAAGGGCCAAGTTTGTTCTGGGGGGCGGACAATGA
- a CDS encoding ImmA/IrrE family metallo-endopeptidase produces MNTVPASIPVLRWAADRAWLSDAMLEKRFRKWPLWLTGEAQPSLKQLENFARLTHTPIGYFFLPEPPELTLPVPDFRTLRDEAMLEPSSALLDTLYLCQQRQEWFRDYARMHGLPRLVFVGSATVAAIPEQVAESMRQTLALSIAERQRLPTWTDALRQLIAKAEEAGVLVMASSIVGSNSHRKLNVDEFRGFALADDLAPLIYLNGADSKAAQMFTLAHELAHIWLGESGVSDPEAGSVPGQRIERWCNQVAAELLVPLDELRQVYEPDSSVAAEIQRLARLFKVSTLVALRRLFDAGFIDQATLWRCYRQEVERIRGLDRGGSGSGDFYRTLGARTGKLFARAILSSTLEGQTLFQDAFRMLGVRKTSTFYEAARELGVML; encoded by the coding sequence ATGAACACCGTTCCCGCCTCCATTCCGGTTTTGCGCTGGGCTGCGGATAGGGCCTGGCTCTCCGACGCCATGCTGGAAAAACGGTTTCGCAAATGGCCGCTATGGCTTACCGGTGAAGCGCAACCGTCCTTGAAGCAACTGGAGAACTTTGCCCGGCTCACCCACACCCCAATCGGTTATTTCTTCTTGCCCGAACCGCCGGAACTCACACTGCCGGTGCCAGACTTTCGCACCCTGCGTGATGAGGCAATGCTTGAACCCAGCAGCGCCTTGCTGGATACTCTCTATCTCTGTCAGCAGAGGCAGGAGTGGTTCCGCGACTATGCCCGTATGCACGGTCTGCCCCGGCTGGTCTTTGTCGGCAGCGCAACCGTTGCGGCCATCCCTGAACAGGTGGCCGAATCAATGCGGCAGACCTTGGCGCTTTCCATAGCTGAACGGCAGCGGCTACCGACCTGGACGGATGCCCTGCGCCAACTCATCGCCAAGGCAGAGGAAGCCGGCGTGCTGGTGATGGCCAGTTCCATCGTCGGCAGCAACAGCCACCGTAAACTGAACGTGGATGAATTTCGTGGCTTTGCCCTGGCCGACGACTTGGCGCCGCTGATCTACCTCAATGGCGCCGACAGCAAGGCGGCCCAGATGTTTACCCTGGCCCATGAGCTGGCTCATATCTGGCTGGGAGAAAGCGGGGTGTCTGATCCGGAGGCAGGCAGTGTACCAGGGCAGCGGATTGAACGCTGGTGCAACCAGGTGGCCGCTGAACTGTTGGTGCCGCTGGATGAACTGCGCCAGGTGTATGAACCTGACTCATCAGTGGCTGCGGAAATTCAACGTCTGGCCCGTCTGTTCAAGGTAAGCACTTTGGTTGCCTTGCGCCGCCTGTTCGATGCGGGCTTTATTGATCAGGCCACCCTGTGGCGGTGCTACCGGCAAGAGGTGGAGAGAATCCGGGGACTGGATCGAGGCGGAAGCGGCAGCGGTGATTTTTATCGCACCCTCGGCGCGCGTACCGGCAAACTCTTCGCCCGGGCGATCCTTTCCAGCACTCTGGAGGGGCAGACCCTGTTTCAGGATGCCTTCCGCATGCTCGGAGTGCGCAAAACGTCGACCTTTTATGAAGCGGCGCGCGAGCTGGGGGTAATGCTATGA
- a CDS encoding restriction endonuclease subunit S codes for MNSAPVLHEWKTVPLRYVCQLNPSVDFSEFEEDDELTFLPMDRVKGGYFLPNTDKFSKYVSSYNAFEEGDIVLAKVTPCFENGNIAVAQNLEGGKGFGSSELFVIRPKTVNRKFLFYYLQSLTFKQEGEASMTGAGGLKRVSPDLLRQHHLPCPEEETQRLIADYLDRETARIDALVAEKEKMLALLEEKRAALISRTVTRGLDPAAPLKPSGLNWLGNIPAHWEVLQVRFACPSLQTGPFGSQLHAEEYIDNGIPVINPAHLKDNKITPDYGISVDDETADRLSVHKLREGDVVFGRRGELGRCGVVEASQVGWLCGTGSLRVRCDQRQINPKYLALIFNGTNAAKRLTVESVGSTMDNLNTEMLGHFRIPYPPIDEQRSIVSQVEIGHVKTRKLADQLLISVDLAKERRAALITAAVTGKIPAEEMLP; via the coding sequence ATGAATTCAGCTCCCGTACTGCATGAATGGAAAACCGTTCCGCTGCGATATGTTTGCCAGCTTAATCCCTCTGTCGACTTTAGTGAATTCGAAGAGGACGACGAACTGACCTTCCTGCCCATGGACAGGGTCAAGGGCGGCTACTTTCTTCCGAATACCGACAAGTTTTCCAAGTACGTATCTTCTTACAATGCCTTCGAAGAGGGCGATATTGTTCTTGCCAAAGTCACGCCTTGTTTTGAAAACGGCAACATTGCTGTCGCTCAAAATCTTGAAGGGGGTAAGGGGTTCGGGAGCTCAGAGCTTTTTGTCATAAGGCCCAAGACGGTCAATCGAAAATTTCTCTTCTACTACTTACAGTCTTTGACATTCAAGCAGGAGGGCGAGGCTTCAATGACGGGTGCCGGAGGCCTCAAGCGCGTATCGCCTGACCTACTACGCCAACATCACTTGCCTTGTCCTGAGGAAGAAACCCAACGCCTGATCGCCGACTACCTCGACCGCGAAACCGCGCGCATCGATGCGCTGGTGGCGGAAAAGGAAAAGATGCTGGCCCTGCTGGAAGAAAAGCGCGCCGCCCTCATAAGCCGCACCGTCACCCGCGGCCTCGACCCAGCCGCCCCCCTCAAACCCTCCGGTCTCAACTGGCTGGGGAATATCCCGGCGCATTGGGAGGTGCTCCAAGTGAGATTTGCTTGTCCATCATTGCAGACCGGCCCGTTTGGTTCACAACTTCACGCTGAAGAGTACATTGACAATGGGATACCCGTTATCAATCCGGCCCATTTAAAAGACAATAAGATTACCCCTGACTATGGCATATCCGTAGACGATGAAACGGCTGATCGTCTAAGCGTACATAAGCTAAGGGAAGGTGATGTTGTTTTTGGGCGGCGCGGCGAACTTGGTCGATGCGGTGTTGTTGAAGCGTCCCAAGTAGGTTGGTTATGTGGTACGGGTAGCCTTCGCGTTCGCTGCGACCAGCGCCAGATTAACCCAAAATATCTAGCTTTAATTTTCAATGGAACAAACGCAGCAAAGCGTTTAACTGTTGAGTCAGTAGGCTCAACAATGGACAATCTCAATACTGAGATGCTTGGCCATTTTCGCATCCCTTATCCTCCGATTGACGAACAGAGATCTATCGTTTCTCAAGTTGAGATAGGCCACGTCAAGACTCGCAAGCTTGCCGATCAATTACTCATATCGGTTGATCTTGCTAAAGAACGCCGCGCTGCCCTGATTACCGCCGCCGTGACAGGGAAAATTCCAGCCGAGGAGATGCTCCCATGA
- a CDS encoding PDDEXK nuclease domain-containing protein, with protein MKELLHEIRDLIQSARRAVVHSVDLIQVLTNFEIGRRIVEHEQGGEERAEYGKALLKELSAALTAEFGRGFSKRNLEYMRRFYLAYQDRRIAQMPSAQLPSMEKSQMPSGKLTNVEQSPQIWLTASAKFNSPFNLSWSQYVFLISIDNPDERSFYEIEAAQGGWTLPELKRQFNSGLYERLALSRDKEGVKRLAAEGQLVARPEDLLKEPYVLEFLGLDERAKYSESDLESAIIDKLEHFLLELGKGFLFEARQKRFTFDEEHFFVDLVFYNRLLRCYVLIDLKIGKLGHGDLGQMQMYVNYFDRFVKLDEESPTVGIVLCKKKHDALVEITLPKEANIHAREYQLYLPDKELLRRKLTEWGEEVGE; from the coding sequence GTGAAGGAACTGCTTCACGAAATCCGCGACCTGATTCAATCCGCCCGCCGGGCGGTGGTCCATTCCGTCGATCTCATTCAAGTTCTCACCAACTTCGAGATTGGTCGTCGCATTGTTGAGCATGAACAGGGCGGCGAGGAACGGGCTGAGTATGGCAAGGCGTTGCTCAAGGAACTCTCCGCTGCTCTGACGGCTGAGTTCGGGCGGGGGTTTTCCAAGCGGAATCTAGAGTACATGCGCAGGTTTTATCTGGCTTACCAGGATCGCCGAATTGCGCAGATGCCGTCTGCGCAATTGCCGTCGATGGAAAAATCCCAGATGCCGTCTGGGAAATTGACGAATGTTGAGCAATCACCCCAGATTTGGCTGACGGCATCTGCCAAATTCAATTCTCCTTTCAACCTAAGCTGGTCGCAGTATGTCTTTCTGATTTCCATCGACAACCCGGACGAGCGCAGTTTTTACGAGATTGAGGCTGCGCAAGGCGGCTGGACACTGCCGGAACTCAAGCGCCAGTTCAATTCAGGGCTGTATGAGCGCCTCGCCCTCAGCCGCGACAAGGAAGGGGTAAAAAGACTTGCCGCCGAAGGGCAGCTCGTCGCCCGCCCCGAAGATCTGCTCAAAGAACCCTACGTCCTTGAGTTCCTCGGTCTCGATGAAAGGGCGAAGTATTCCGAATCCGACCTGGAATCGGCCATCATCGACAAGCTCGAACATTTCCTGCTGGAGTTGGGCAAGGGTTTCCTGTTCGAGGCCCGGCAGAAGCGCTTCACCTTCGACGAAGAGCATTTCTTTGTCGACCTGGTTTTTTATAACCGCCTGCTGCGCTGCTATGTGCTGATCGATCTCAAAATCGGCAAACTGGGTCATGGCGACCTGGGCCAGATGCAGATGTATGTCAACTACTTCGACCGCTTTGTAAAACTGGACGAGGAATCGCCCACCGTGGGAATTGTCCTCTGCAAGAAGAAGCATGACGCCCTGGTGGAAATCACCCTACCCAAGGAGGCCAATATCCACGCGCGGGAATACCAGCTTTATTTGCCGGACAAGGAATTGCTGCGCCGGAAGCTCACGGAGTGGGGCGAGGAGGTAGGGGAATGA